One Nomascus leucogenys isolate Asia unplaced genomic scaffold, Asia_NLE_v1 Super-Scaffold_442, whole genome shotgun sequence DNA segment encodes these proteins:
- the EQTN gene encoding equatorin encodes MGPRVSHLHRRQRSAVARLAGALTSFRGPRAVFLGSQAYPLAAMRRGWLYDDNIFPSEVWRMKGESDVNATQGENEPDLEDLKIKLMLGISLMTLLLFVVLLAFCSATLYKLRHLSYKSCESQYSVNPELATMSYFHPSEGVSDTSFSKSAESSTFLGTTSSDMRRSGTRISESKIMTDIISIGSDDEMHVNDESVTR; translated from the exons atggGACCCAGGGTTTCTCACCTCCACCGGCGCCAAAGGAGTGCTGTTGCCCGGCTCGCGGGTGCCCTAACGTCTTTCCGAGGCCCACGCGCAGTTTTCCTCGGCTCTCAGGCCTACCCACTAGCGGCCATGCGCCGCGGC TGGCTTTATGATGATAATATTTTTCCTAGTGAAGTCTGGCGTATGAAAGGCG agtcTGATGTGAATGCTACACAGGGAGAAAATGAGCCAGATCTAGAGGatctgaagatcaaattaatgctGGGAATCTCGTTGATGACCCTCCTCCTCTTTGTGGTCCTCTTGGCATTCTGTAGTGCTACACTGTACAAACTGAGGCATCTGAG ttaTAAAAGTTGTGAGAGTCAATACTCCGTCAACCCAGAGCTGGCCACGATGTCTTACTTTCATCCATCAGAAGGTGTTTCAGATACATCCTTTTCCAAGAGTGCAGAGAGCAGCACATTTTTGGGTACCACTTCTTCAGATATGAGAAGATCAGGCACAAGAATATCAGAATCTAAGATAATGACAGATATCATTTCCATAGGCTCAGATGATGAGATGCATGTAAACGATGAGTCAGTTACCCGGTGA